A window from Fragaria vesca subsp. vesca linkage group LG5, FraVesHawaii_1.0, whole genome shotgun sequence encodes these proteins:
- the LOC101309349 gene encoding tubulin-specific chaperone E-like — protein MQPSPESTPDFKLGQRVHSAGDPRRIGTVRYLGPVEGYSGTWVGVDWDNRDGKHDGSVNGINYFQATSQTSASFVRLHNLSSGISFLQALELRYRGQTTQEEEDEMYVLSASNKRVSVELVGKEKIQDKLSCFEELTSASTSYLGVSSPGNPCEIGAVVPNLKELDLTGNLISEWKDVGTICEQLPDLVALNLSYNLMSHDIVGLPPLTSIRILVLNNVGINWTQVEVLKHSLPAIEELHLMANNISTIKPMSSSTVQGFDNLRLLNLDDNCIYEWNEILKLSQLPSLEQLHLNNNNLNNVFYPDAGVMLELLNGHESHEKGHKPFQNLRCLLLGGNNIKDPSSVDALNSFPQLADVRLSGNPVADPGQGGTPRFVLVARLGKVEMLNGSEITSRERKESEIRYVRLVMSKHGNIQEIKLLHPRFAELKALHGIEDEKPLVGGAGPQKMATGLLSVTLKCVGASMGEKPSLVKKLPGTTTVGKLKILCESFFKLKSMKLKLFLQEEGSPLPMLLDDEMESLTDLGIGSESTILVDEES, from the exons ATGCAACCCTCACCGGAATCAACCCCGGACTTCAAACTCGGCCAGCGAGTCCACTCCGCCGGCGACCCCCGCCGCATCGGCACAGTGAGGTACTTGGGCCCCGTGGAAGGCTACTCGGGCACATGGGTCGGAGTCGATTGGGACAACAGAGACGGCAAGCATGATGGGTCCGTCAATGGGATCAACTACTTCCAAGCAACCTCCCAAACATCCGCCTCCTTTGTTCGGCTCCACAATCTCAGCTCCGGGATCTCGTTCCTGCAAGCTCTCGAGCTCAGATATCGAGGCCAAACCACCCAAGAAGAAGAGG ATGAAATGTATGTGCTTTCGGCGAGCAACAAGCGTGTGAGTGTGGAACTTGTTGGTAAAGAGAAGATTCAAGACAAGCTGAGCTGCTTTGAAGAGTTGACGAGTGCTTCGACGTCTTATTTGGGTGTTAGCTCTCCTGGAAACCCATGTGAAATCGGTGCTGTTGTGCCGA ATCTGAAGGAGCTTGACTTGACTGGAAATCTGATTTCAGAGTGGAAG GACGTTGGCACGATCTGTGAACAGCTGCCTGATCTTGTTGCCCTCAATTTATCTTACAATTTAATGTCACATGATATTGTTGGGTTGCCGCCATTGACAAGCATCCGTATTTTAGTATTAAACAATGTTGGCATAAATTGGACACAG GTAGAAGTACTCAAACATTCATTACCAGCAATTGAAGAACTACATCTTATGGCGAATAATATAAGCACAATTAAG CCCATGTCTTCTTCAACAGTTCAGGGATTTGATAATTTGCGGCTACTGAATTTGGATGACAATTGTATATATGAATGGAATGAAATCTTGAAACTTTCACAGCTACCAAG CTTGGAGCAGCTGCATTTGAACAATAACAATTTGAACAATGTCTTTTATCCTGATGCTGGTGTCATGCTTGAACTGCTCAATGGTCATGAGTCACATGAAAAAGGCCACAAGCCATTTCAAAATTTGCGTTGCCTCCTTCTTG GAGGCAATAACATTAAGGACCCTTCCTCTGTTGATGCGCTGAACTCATTCCCACAATTGGCG GATGTCAGGCTTTCTGGAAACCCAGTGGCTGATCCAGGACAGGGTGGTACCCCTAGATTTGTTTTGGTTGCCCGCTTAGGAAAAGTTGAAATGTTGAATGGGAGTGAG ATTACTTCTCGTGAAAGAAAAGAGTCTGAGATTCG GTATGTCCGGTTAGTTATGTCAAAGCACGGAAACATTCAAGAAATCAAGCTGCTCCACCCAAG GTTTGCTGAGCTCAAGGCTCTTCATGGTATTGAGGATGAAAAGCCATTGGTAGGAGGAGCAGGCCCTCAGAAGATGGCTACAGGACTTCTAT CTGTTACTCTGAAATGCGTGGGAGCATCTATGGGTGAAAAGCCCTCATTGGTGAAGAAACTCCCAGGCACCACAACG GTTGGTAAGCTAAAAATTCTTTGTGAAAGCTTTTTCAAGCTGAAGTCTATGAAGTTGAAGTTGTTTCTTCAAGAAGAG